Proteins from a genomic interval of Sphingobacterium sp. SYP-B4668:
- a CDS encoding DUF2891 domain-containing protein, which yields MTEYPNKLGQVIGSEQDLKTPKQLRPIFYGCFDWHSSVHGYWSIVRILKTFPELDEDGEIRDLLKQHITTANAKIELAFFQDKNNLGFERTYGWAWLFKLQEELVTWDDPDAQLWAAALQPLVDVLVIRYEEYLPKLVYPIRSGQHDNSAFGFSLSLDYARTVKHMAFEKVLITHARRLYTADRDCDIAYEPSGSDFLSPCLEEALVMSKILPQEEYKKWLKEFMPALFHADFELEPAIVKDRTDGKLVHLDGLNFSRSTCLSGIAHALPELKHLKQVGHKHLAYSLPNISNDDYMGSHWLGTFALYALFHQ from the coding sequence ATGACGGAATATCCCAATAAATTAGGTCAAGTAATTGGTAGTGAGCAAGATTTGAAGACACCAAAGCAATTGCGCCCCATTTTTTACGGATGCTTTGATTGGCATTCGTCGGTACATGGTTACTGGTCTATTGTTCGGATATTAAAGACTTTCCCTGAATTGGATGAGGATGGGGAGATAAGGGATTTGCTAAAACAGCATATTACGACAGCTAATGCAAAAATTGAATTAGCCTTTTTTCAAGATAAGAACAATCTGGGGTTTGAGCGTACTTATGGATGGGCATGGTTGTTTAAGCTTCAAGAGGAATTGGTGACTTGGGATGATCCGGATGCCCAATTATGGGCCGCCGCGCTGCAGCCTCTTGTAGACGTACTGGTGATCCGCTATGAAGAGTACCTGCCAAAGTTGGTGTATCCTATCCGCTCGGGACAGCATGATAATTCGGCCTTTGGGTTTTCATTGTCGTTGGACTATGCTCGGACAGTGAAGCATATGGCATTTGAAAAAGTGTTGATAACGCATGCACGTAGATTGTATACGGCGGATCGTGACTGTGATATTGCTTATGAACCTAGTGGATCTGATTTTCTTTCTCCTTGTTTGGAAGAGGCTTTGGTGATGAGTAAAATATTACCACAGGAAGAATATAAGAAATGGTTAAAGGAATTTATGCCTGCTTTGTTCCATGCTGATTTTGAATTGGAACCAGCAATCGTTAAAGACCGTACTGATGGTAAGCTGGTGCATTTGGATGGATTGAACTTTAGTAGGTCTACCTGTCTAAGTGGCATAGCACACGCCCTACCTGAATTGAAGCATCTCAAACAGGTAGGACATAAGCATCTTGCTTATTCGCTTCCGAATATTTCGAATGATGATTACATGGGAAGCCATTGGTTAGGAACGTTTGCATTGTATGCCCTGTTCCATCAGTAG
- a CDS encoding DUF937 domain-containing protein — protein MIDLITGGIGTKVITALAGKLGISESKAKWMVAIAVPLMIAALKYNSSKKSDKAESLTNALDTKHTGDALDRVDQIVTDGPTEDDDKIVSNMFGKNADQVKSEISAKTGISSETVGTVLSTLAPIVMGYLGKEKATQNNGGGIGDLLGGLLGGSDTTTTGQQQTTGNGGGLADLVGGFFDKNKDGNFLDDIAGMFTKK, from the coding sequence ATGATTGATTTAATCACTGGCGGTATTGGCACCAAGGTCATTACAGCTTTGGCTGGCAAGCTCGGAATCAGTGAAAGCAAGGCCAAATGGATGGTCGCCATTGCGGTACCATTAATGATTGCCGCATTGAAATACAATTCAAGCAAAAAATCAGACAAGGCCGAGAGCTTAACTAATGCATTGGACACCAAGCATACAGGCGATGCATTGGATAGAGTCGATCAGATTGTGACGGATGGCCCAACCGAAGACGATGACAAAATAGTCAGCAACATGTTCGGTAAAAATGCTGATCAGGTAAAAAGCGAAATTTCGGCAAAGACGGGCATCAGCTCCGAAACCGTTGGCACCGTACTATCTACCCTTGCTCCTATAGTGATGGGCTATCTAGGCAAAGAAAAAGCCACTCAAAATAATGGCGGTGGTATCGGCGACCTACTAGGGGGCTTGTTGGGAGGTTCAGATACAACCACCACAGGACAACAGCAGACGACCGGTAATGGTGGCGGACTTGCCGATTTAGTTGGAGGTTTCTTCGATAAGAATAAAGACGGCAATTTCTTAGACGACATTGCCGGTATGTTTACCAAAAAATAA
- a CDS encoding aldo/keto reductase, giving the protein MRYRKIGNSDLELSTIAFGAWAAGGWMWGSTDRNEALKAIQAGLEEGMTSIDTAPIYGQGTSEEIVGEAIKGRSRDKIQILTKFGMRWDTDKGDLVGPSKNNHGQDITIYKYAGKDSVIYECEQSLKRLGTDYIDLYQIHWNDKTTPIEETFEAVAKLIEQGKIRYAGVCNYDKEQLAKAASVCPIISDQVPYSMVNRGIEEQTVPYCIEHQLGILAYSPMERGLLTGKMKPGQQFGAGDHRANHPFFTDDSITKTNNFLKNIEPIADRYDVTLGQLVLAWTVAQPGITIALAGARNASQTISNARAGDLELTHEDINNMTSLLNKM; this is encoded by the coding sequence ATGAGATATAGAAAAATTGGGAACAGTGACCTTGAATTATCAACCATTGCCTTTGGAGCTTGGGCTGCTGGAGGATGGATGTGGGGAAGCACCGACCGTAATGAGGCCCTGAAAGCTATTCAGGCTGGACTTGAAGAAGGAATGACATCCATTGACACCGCTCCTATATACGGGCAAGGGACAAGTGAAGAGATTGTTGGCGAAGCCATAAAAGGACGGTCACGGGATAAAATCCAAATCCTCACCAAATTCGGCATGCGTTGGGATACCGACAAAGGCGACCTAGTTGGGCCTAGTAAAAACAATCACGGACAAGACATCACCATCTACAAGTATGCCGGAAAAGACAGTGTAATCTATGAATGCGAACAATCCCTAAAAAGGTTGGGTACAGACTATATTGATCTATACCAAATCCATTGGAATGATAAGACCACTCCCATTGAAGAAACTTTCGAAGCCGTAGCCAAACTTATTGAACAAGGAAAAATACGATATGCCGGTGTGTGTAATTATGATAAAGAGCAATTAGCCAAGGCCGCTTCTGTCTGCCCTATTATTTCCGACCAAGTCCCCTACTCAATGGTCAATAGAGGCATTGAAGAGCAGACTGTTCCTTACTGTATCGAGCATCAATTAGGCATACTTGCCTATAGTCCCATGGAAAGAGGATTACTAACTGGCAAAATGAAACCTGGGCAGCAATTTGGAGCTGGAGATCACAGAGCCAATCATCCTTTCTTTACCGATGACAGCATTACCAAAACAAATAACTTCCTCAAAAACATCGAACCTATTGCAGATAGATATGATGTAACGTTGGGTCAATTGGTACTCGCTTGGACAGTCGCACAACCAGGTATCACGATCGCATTAGCAGGTGCACGCAATGCCTCCCAGACCATCAGCAATGCCAGAGCTGGAGACTTGGAACTCACACATGAGGATATCAACAATATGACCAGCCTACTCAACAAAATGTAG
- a CDS encoding 5-oxoprolinase: MSTAVELYQDFLELFQKYSVDQLIEVNNQDIRHRDWISSRGAFRSALLHTLSARGLDLSKIIVREDGFTSVKITQLRLEDNIVVPIN; the protein is encoded by the coding sequence ATGTCAACAGCAGTCGAACTTTACCAAGATTTTTTGGAGTTATTCCAAAAATACAGCGTCGATCAACTTATCGAAGTCAACAATCAGGACATCAGACATCGGGATTGGATCAGTTCTAGGGGTGCGTTTCGGAGCGCACTGCTCCATACGCTGTCAGCCAGAGGGCTCGACCTTTCAAAAATTATAGTTCGGGAAGATGGTTTTACATCCGTCAAGATTACCCAGCTGCGACTGGAAGACAATATTGTCGTGCCTATAAATTGA